In one window of Nicotiana tabacum cultivar K326 chromosome 12, ASM71507v2, whole genome shotgun sequence DNA:
- the LOC142167237 gene encoding uncharacterized protein LOC142167237: MDDGTLRYQGRLCVPNVDGLQERIMTEAHTSRYFVHSGSTKMYHDLKEVYWWNDMKRNVADFVARCPNCQQVKTDGQVEQTIQTLEDMLRACVIDFKSSWDDHLPVIEFTYNNSYHASIQMAPFEALYGRRCRSPIRWFEIVEADLIGPDLVHQAMKKVKIIKERLKTAQSRQKSYSDVRRRDLEFQEDDWVFLKVFPMKGVMQFGKKGKLSPRYIGPYKIIQRIIGDPTLIVPVETIEVNETLTYEEIPVSIIDRQVRKLRNKEITSVKVLWRNQHVAEATWEAEEEMKKMYPYLLKETYTPESEVGARGGTGISVGGTVAPFIDVKSAFLNGYQEEGVFVKQPPSFESKECHDHMYKLDNALYWLNQAPRAWY, from the exons atggatgatggtaccctaaggtaccaagggcgactatgtgttccaaacgtgGATGGTCTCcaggaaagaattatgactgaagctcacacttctaggtatttcgtgcactcaggttctacgaaaatgtatcatgatcttaaggaagtctattggtggaatgatatgaagaggaatgtggcagattttgtggcaagatgtccaaattgtcagcaagtgaag actgacgggcaggtagagcagactattcagacgcttgaggatatgttgcgcgcttgtgttatagacttcaaaagtagttgggatgatcatttaccagtCATAGAATTtacatataataatagctatcatgctagcattcagatggcaccgttcgaggctttatatggtaggagatgtagatctcccattaggTGGTTCGAAATTGTGGAAGCAGATTTGATAGGGCctgaccttgtgcatcaggctatgaaaaaagttaaaatcattaaggagcggttgaagactgctcagagtcgtcagaaatcctattcggatgttcgtcgtagagatttggagttccaagaagatgattgggtatttttgaaagttttccccatgaagggtgtaatgcaatttggtaagaaagggaaattgagtccgagatatatcggaccgtacaaaatcattcagaggatca ttggagatccgacactcattgttccggttgagactattgaggtaaatgagacattgacttacgaagagattccggtttctattattgatcggcaagtccgaaagttgagaaataaagaaattacatctgtaaaagtgttatggaGAAACCAACACGTGgcagaggctacttgggaggccgaggaggaaaTGAAGAAAATGTATCCTTATTTACTTAAAGagacat ACACACCAGAATCAGAAGTTGGAGctagaggtggaactggaatatcagttggaggaaccgtTGCACCTTTT atTGATGTCAAAAGTGCTTTCCTCAATGGCTATCAAGAGGAAggagtgtttgtcaagcaacctccgagctttgaaagcaaggaatgtcaTGATCATATGTACAAGCTTGACAACGCACTTTATTGGCTCAAtcaggctccaagagcatggtattaa